One Drosophila willistoni isolate 14030-0811.24 chromosome 2R unlocalized genomic scaffold, UCI_dwil_1.1 Seg167, whole genome shotgun sequence DNA segment encodes these proteins:
- the LOC6642657 gene encoding homeobox protein H2.0: MLLHESSASMEQSVPENLSTHVFSECEVKLKHDAVVISDNASNNHSDVPSAKESDINPLPVISTSSTNANTPTSNNNSSATKVKLSFSVDRLLGSEPSSESLTNFNRHCCDGNPYACCTYPNCYGQTSSDNAKHFPNPAPASAPMAMPSSIPYGNYAGLDKFYPAFYMDYKSILRPTPIRPEHATTLATNALLRFHQQHHQQQQQQQQQHQQHLHPQQHKSPTGTSSTAAAAAALLAPLHSLKTLQLTQQQRFLSKPPHQLLDIPPTTTATATTMSGGHHNSISNSHNGNSNSSNNNNSNSNGKRKRSWSRAVFTNLQRKGLEIQFQQQKYITKPDRRKLAARLNLTDAQVKVWFQNRRMKWRHTRENLKSGQEKQPAQQQQQQQQQQSQQQSISMAKPTTTTATTLPGLSGSTPQENLDYSSDSCSSADLSDQADDDDDNIEIDVVE, encoded by the exons ATGTTACTGCACGAAAGTTCAGCCAGCATGGAACAAAGTGTGCCCGAGAATCTAAGCACGCATGTGTTTAGCGAATGTGAAGTGAAACTAAAGCACGATGCTGTAGTGATCAGTGATAATGCAAGCAATAATCACAGTGATGTGCCATCAGCCAAAGAGTCTGACATAAATCCTCTACCTGTCATCAGTACATCATCAACGAATGCAAACACCCCAACAAGTAATAATAATAGCTCTGCTACCAAAGTGAAACTTAGTTTCAGTGTGGATCGTCTGTTGGGCTCAGAGCCCAGCAGTGAATCCTTGACAAATTTCAATCGACATTGCTGTGATGGTAATCCCTATGCCTGTTGTACCTATCCCAATTGCTATGGACAGACTAGCTCTGATAATGCCAAGCATTTCCCAAACCCTGCTCCTGCATCAGCTCCAATGGCCATGCCTAGCTCAATTCCCTATGGAAACTATGCGGGCTTGGATAAATTTTATCCCGCCTTTTATATGGATTATAAATCAATACTGAGACCAACACCGATTCGACCTGAACATg CAACCACATTGGCAACAAATGCTCTTTTACGATTCCATCAGCAACaccatcaacagcagcaacagcaacaacaacagcatcagcaacatctTCACCCGCAGCAACATAAGTCACCAACAGGGACATCatcaactgctgctgctgctgctgcattgCTGGCACCGTTGCACAGTCTGAAGACATTACAATTAACACAACAGCAACGATTTTTAAGTAAGCCTCCGCACCAACTGCTGGACATtccaccaacaacaactgcaactgcGACGACAATGTCTGGAGGACATCATAATAGCATTAGCAATAGTCACAATGGTAACtcgaacagcagcaacaacaacaacagcaacagcaatggcAAACGTAAGCGTTCCTGGTCGCGGGCTGTATTCACAAATCTTCAGAGAAAAGGTCTGGAAATACAATTTCAACAACAGAAATATATTACCAAACCAGATAGACGCAAATTGGCTGCCAGATTAAATCTAACAGATGCACAA GTTAAAGTGTGGTTTCAAAATCGTCGCATGAAATGGCGGCATACACGTGAGAATCTAAAAAGTGGCCAAGAGAAGCAACCagcacaacaacagcaacagcagcagcaacaacaatcacaACAGCAATCCATATCAATGGccaagccaacaacaacaacagcaacaactttGCCAGGACTATCAGGATCTACGCCTCAAGAGAATCTCGACTATAGCTCAGATAGCTGTTCCAGTGCAGATCTGAGCGATCAGgccgatgacgatgatgacaaTATTGAAATCGATGTAGTCGAATAA
- the LOC6642658 gene encoding breast cancer anti-estrogen resistance protein 3 homolog isoform X2 has translation MDNNSSSNASTPNALATSNLCNSNEQQEAIALKKALEWELSLDARELRSHAWYHGALPRQRAEEIVQREGDFLVRDCASQPDNYVLSCRSKSAVLHFVLNKLVLQPETVYERVQYQFEEDAFDTVPDLITFYVGSGKPISAASGALIQFPCNRKYPLSFYGHKIVGNQLHSQMLAGLRVLSPLNSPQSNGGSGGIGGSTVFRFGQLATDGQQQQPQQQSAAVLGSPASPHCSPPRARREVPPPPRLPGKKQQRSQSLTPAQAMVVSNTINKQQEQQQQQQQQQQLQQQDSGVNGNGLARFQTIARCNPTSDLQQQLESKFTTHSLPRPSTSAAQALRQQAAARISSLARNCSLDMGSESRPPSPPPKPRKEHIAVLAYQASGSDSGNGSGDSALGETSELCIQRGGVIIKNPRFMSNSASNGTLKSFTEFDALAVEENLFTLAIEEVKMSSKFDFENFSTLLLPSVENKPLDGDALNTFKMMLLETGPKLLAEHITRIDIGLFLDEPANELDYYLSCSGLELLTLPHGKIFRDDIIERTQCLKLMVAVTILTCQTDLDRAQLLSKWIQIAVETKTALGNLFSFCAIMLGLCMQQIQKLDEAWHILRQKYTDSAFTFEAKLRPTLISMNEASNPQAPNTTVPHVLLYALLIDRPVMDIINHSNIEDRPALYYTCIAPWETKADDFGMTINFQHLDASRSYLKNLDLYRKNAKIILEEASTRLDELLADAFRTEFHVKFLWGSSGVTAKSEDRHGKLEKVLTLMADKFCSISA, from the exons ATGGACAATAATAGTAGCAGCAACGCTTCCACACCGAATGCCCTTGCCACTTCCAATCTCTGTAATTCCAATGAGCAACAGGAGGCCATAGCTCTTAAGAAGGCTCTCGAATGGGAACTTAGCTTGGATGCCAGGGAGTTGCGTTCCCATGCCTGGTATCATGGTGCATTGCCCCGTCAAAGAGCCGAAGAGATAGTCCAGCGTGAAGGTGATTTTCTTGTCCGGGACTGTGCCTCCCAACCGGATAATTATGTCCTAAGTTGTCGAAGTAAATCAGCTGTTCTGCATTTTGTACTGAATAAG TTGGTCTTGCAACCGGAAACCGTTTATGAACGTGTTCAATATCAATTCGAGGAAGATGCCTTTGACACTGTGCCGGACTTGATAACATTCTATGTGGGCTCTGGCAAACCAATATCAGCTGCATCGGGGGCTTTAATACAGTTTCCTTGCAACCGGAAGTATCCTTTATCGTTTTATGGTCACAAGATTGTGGGCAATCAATTGCATTCCCAAATGTTGGCTGGTCTACGTGTTCTAAGTCCATTGAACTCGCCACAAAGTAATGGTGGGTCAGGAGGAATAGGTGGATCAACGGTGTTTCGATTTGGTCAACTGGCCACAGatggacaacaacaacagccacaacaacaatcGGCAGCAGTTTTGGGTTCACCGGCTAGCCCACATTGCTCGCCGCCAAGAGCACGCCGTGAAGTTCCTCCACCGCCAAGGTTGCCTGGCAAGAAACAGCAGCGATCCCAGAGTCTTACGCCTGCCCAGGCAATGGTGGTTAGCAATACAATCAACAAGcaacaggagcagcagcagcaacaacaacagcaacagcaactgcagcagcaggaCTCTGGAGTAAATGGCAATGGTTTGGCTCGCTTTCAGACCATTGCCCGATGCAATCCCACCAGTGATCTTCAACAGCAATTGGAAAGTAAATTCACTACACACTCACTGCCAAGACCTAGTACATCGGCAGCGCAGGCATTACGTCAACAGGCAGCAGCTCGCATATCGAGTTTGGCCAGGAACTGTAGTCTAGACATGGGCTCTGAATCACGACCTCCGAGTCCACCGCCCAAGCCACGCAAGGAACACATTGCCGTATTGGCCTATCAAGCTAGTGGCTCGGATTCGGGCAATGGCTCCGGTGACTCTGCCCTGGGAGAGACAAGTGAATTGTGCATTCAACGCGGCGGCGTCATCATCAAGAATCCGAGATTTATGAGCAACTCCGCCTCGAATGGTACCCTGAAAAGTTTCACAGAATTCGATGCCTTGGCAGTGGAAGAAAATTTGTTCACTTTGGCCATCGAGGAGGTTAAGATG TCGAGCAAGTTTGATTTTGAGAACTTTAGCACGTTGCTGCTGCCTTCGGTGGAGAATAAACCCTTGGATGGTGATGCCTTGAATACCTTCAAGATGATGCTTTTGGAAACGGGTCCCAAATTGCTGGCCGAGCATATAACACGCATCGATATAGGCCTGTTTCTGGATGAGCCAGCAAATGAATTGGATTACTATCTAAGCTGTTCTGGTTTGGAGTTACTTACCCTACCACATGGTAAAATCTTTCGTGATGATATTATCGAGAGGACGCAGTGCCTCAAACTAATGGTGGCCGTGACCATTCTAACGTGTCAAACCGATTTGGATCGTGCTCAATTACTAAGCAAATGGATACAAATTGCTGTGGAGACAAAGACAGCTTTGGGCAATCTTTTTAGCTTCTGTGCCATTATGTTGGGCTTATGCATGCAGCAG ATACAAAAATTAGATGAAGCCTGGCACATACTGCGTCAAAAGTATACGGACAGCGCTTTTACTTTTGAGGCCAAGTTGCGACCAACTTTAATTAGCATGAATGAGGCTTCCAATCCTCAGGCGCCAAATACCACAGTTCCCCATGTTTTGCTCTATGCTTTGCTTATAGATCGTCCTGTTATGGACATAATCAATCATTCGAATATTGAGGATCGTCCGGCATTGTATTACACTTGTATTGCTCCATGGGAAACAAAAGCGGATGATTTTGGCATGACTAttaattttcaacatttgGACGCCTCTCGTAGTTATCTCAAGAATTTGGATTTATATCGCAAGAATGCTAAAATTATCCTTGAAGAAGCCAGCACTAGATTGGATGAACTATTAGCTGATGCTTTTCG AACCGAATTTCATGTAAAGTTTCTTTGGGGCAGTTCAGGAGTCACTGCCAAATCCGAGGATCGTCATGGCAAATTGGAAAAGGTGCTAACACTGATGGCAGATAAATTTTGTAGCATCAGTGcctaa
- the LOC6642320 gene encoding ribosomal RNA-processing protein 7 homolog A, which produces MVEIEGYKVVPLRMTPDAKHCHSIYMREHFIRLMDPNKPKGRTLFLLNIPPYVTEASLKVFFKQFGKVESVQFAAKPGREETIKWYEGLDEPFSNVKAPFIFKVAYVVFEKGSSIGKALSIESLDLFNSSQECLIKTGMELWHEEYEQKYLLDPEATKKRIKLYMAGYDKRERAALEEAKTSEADADGWVTVGKEGRNAGFEQKESVIGRIENKLAKDKKTKELKNFYTFQIRESKMQNIVEMRKKFEEDKRKIELLKQSRRFKPF; this is translated from the exons ATGGTTGAAATTGAAGGATATAAAG TGGTGCCACTTCGCATGACTCCCGATGCCAAACATTGTCACAGCATTTACATGCGGGAGCACTTTATACGTCTAATGGACCCCAATAAACCCAAGGGACGGACACTCTTTCTGCTCAATATTCCTCCATATGTGACAGAGGCCAGTCTAAAAGTGTTCTTCAAGCAATTCGGCAAAGTGGAAAGTGTTCAGTTTGCCGCCAAACCGGGACGTGAGGAGACAATCAAGTGGTATGAGGGATTGGATGAACCCTTTTCCAATGTTAAGGCGCCCTTCATATTTAAAGTGGCATATGTGGTCTTCGAGAAGGGCAGCAGCATTGGCAAAGCCTTGTCCATCGAAAGTCTAGATTTGTTCAACAGCAGCCAGGAGTGCCTGATTAAGACCGGAATGGAACTCTGGCATGAGGAGTATGAACAGAAATACCTACTCGATCCAGAGGCCACTAAAAAGCGCATTAAACTGTACATGGCCGGCTATGATAAGCGTGAGCGGGCTGCTCTCGAGGAGGCCAAAACAAGTGAAGCCGATGCCGATGGTTGGGTCACTGTGGGCAAGGAGGGACGCAATGCTGGCTTCGAACAGAAAGAATCTGTAATCGGACGCATCGAGAATAAATTGGCCAAGGACAAAAAGACGAAAGAACTGAAAAATTTCTACACCTTCCAAATACGCGaaagcaaaatgcaaaatattgTCGAAATGCGCAAAAAATTCGAAGAGGATAAACGTAAAATTGAACTTCTCAAACAATCGCGACGCTTTAAACCGTTTTAG
- the LOC6642659 gene encoding beta-galactosidase — MSGGCRCTRKLTLAMSGCVIILVIALTVGLCVGLGGDDEVKREDTPKFTIDHEANTFLLDGEPFQYVSGSFHYFRALPDAWRSRLQTMRASGLNALDTYIEWSLHNPHDGVYNWEGIADVVKFLEMAQEEGFYIVLRPGPYICAERDNGGLPHWLFTKYPNIKVRTNDSNYLAEVEKWYDILMPRIQHLFIGNGGKIIMVQVENEYGAFDACDHDYLNWLRDETEKHVSGNALLFTVDIPNERMSCGKIENVFATTDFGIDRIHEIDEIWKMLRNLQPTGPLVNSEFYPGWLTHWQEENQRRDGQVVADALKTILSYNASVNLYMFFGGTNFGFTAGANWNLDGGIGYAADVTSYDYDAVMDEAGGVTSKYELVKKAIGELWTLPEITLTPAKRLSYGKVELTPSLQLLSSEGRAALSKGVPVESEKPKTFEELDQYSGLVLYETTLPDMDLDPALLKVEQINDRAQVFVDQELVGTLSREANIYALPLSKGWGSTLQLLVENQGRVNYDLLNDTKGIFGDVSLQLHNGGYLTLENWKSTSFPLEEAAVASWLKQRTNKELDSLITRQRILRNGPILYSGTVKVDEIGDTYLNMAGWGKGVAYVNGFNLGRYWPVAGPQVTLYVPNELLKVGDNSIAILEYQRANKTTSGTDLPAVQFDAVAQLDGQSGDVKK; from the exons ATGAGCGGTGGTTGTCGCTGCACTCGCAAATTGACATTGGCCATGAGCGGGTGCGTTATTATTTTGGTTATTGCCCTCACCGTTGGCCTGTGTGTTGGCCTAGGCGGCGACGATGAGGTGAAACGTGAG GACACACCCAAATTTACAATAGATCATGAGGCAAATACTTTTTTGCTGGACGGTGAACCTTTTCAATATGTATCCGGAtcatttcattattttcgGGCTCTACCAGATGCCTGGAGAAGTCGTTTGCAAACCATGAGAGCTTCAGGTCTCAATGCATTGGATAC ttACATAGAATGGTCTCTTCATAATCCTCATGATGGTGTTTACAATTGGGAGGGCATTGCCGATGTAGTCAAATTTCTGGAAATGGCCCAAGAAGAAGGATTCTATATAGTGCTACGTCCTGGTCCCTATATCTGCGCCGAACGTGATAAC gGTGGTCTGCCTCATTGGTTGTTTACCAAATATCCAAACATTAAAGTTCGTACCAATGATTCCAATTATTTGGCCGAAGTGGAAAAATGGTATGACATATTGATGCCTCGCAtacaacatttatttattggcAATGGTGGCAAGATAATAATGGTTCAAGTGGAGAACGAATATGGAGCATTTGATGCCTGTGATCATGATTACTTGAATTGGTTGCGAGATGAAACCGAGAAACATGTGAGTGGCAATGCTTTGCTATTCACCGTGGATATTCCCAATGAACGAATGAGTTGTGGCAAAATTGAGAATGTATTTGCCACAACCGATTTTGGCATTGATCGCA TACATGAGATCGATGAAATCTGGAAAATGTTGCGCAATTTACAACCCACAGGACCTTTAGTTAACTCTGAATTTTATCCAGGTTGGCTTACACATTGGCAAGAAGAGAATCAAAGACGCGATGGTCAGGTTGTAGCCGATGCTTTGAA AACCATTCTTAGTTACAATGCAAGTGTCAATTTGTACATGTTCTTTGGCGGCACAAATTTTGGTTTTACGGCTGGAGCTAATTGGAATCTCGATGGAGGCATTGGCTATGCTGCTGATGTAACCAGCTATGACTATGATGCTGTAATGGATGAAGCTGGTGGCGTGACCTCCAAATATGAATTGGTTAAGAAGGCCATTGGTGAGCTCTGGACATTGCCAGAGATTACTTTGACTCCTGCAAAACGTTTGTCCTATGGCAAAGTCGAGTTGACGCCATCCCTCCAACTGCTATCGAGTGAAGGACGCGCTGCCTTGTCCAAAGGAGTTCCCGTGGAGTCTgagaaaccaaaaacttttgaaGAATTAGATCAATATTCTGGTTTGGTTCTATATGAAACAACATTACCCGACATGGATTTGGATCCAGCTCTCCTTAAAGTTGAACAAATCAACGATCGTGCTCAGGTATTTGTCGATCAGGAATTGGTAGGTACACTGTCCCGTGAAGCGAATATCTATGCCTTGCCCTTGAGCAAGGGTTGGGGTAGCACACTTCAGCTACTTGTAGAGAATCAAGGACGTGTCAACTATGATCTTCTGAATGATACTAAGGGAATTTTTGGTGATGTTAGTCTTCAATTGCATAATGGTGGCTATCTGACATTGGAGAACTGGAAAAGTACATCGTTTCCCTTGGAAGAAGCTGCTGTGGCATCCTGGCTCAAACAGCGTACCAATAAGGAACTGGATTCGTTGATAACCAGACAGCGTATCCTTCGCAATGGACCAATTTTATATAGTGGCACTGTTAAGGTCGATGAAATCGGTGACACTTATCTGAATATGGCTGGTTGGGGCAAGGGTGTGGCTTATGTCAATGGCTTCAATTTGGGACGCTATTGGCCAGTGGCAGGACCGCAAGTCACTCTCTATGTCCCCAATGAGCTTCTAAAAGTGGGCGACAATTCCATAGCCATACTCGAGTATCAGCGGGCGAATAAGACCACCTCCGGCACGGATCTACCAGCAGTACAATTTGATGCAGTTGCTCAATTAGATGGACAATCGGGCGAtgtgaaaaaatga
- the LOC6642658 gene encoding breast cancer anti-estrogen resistance protein 3 homolog isoform X1, with translation MGNAQPRQLEARNAGNRRSSILWNFRYPNSTRRREDVTVIVHNCRLTISEWLDLLELQQYEVNLQAYSTVDDVVDISDKDLKGCGIRNANHRQKMLNSLLGVRAKRRQSMNLEALASSNSMPRSMPRRKNSCPLVFLEESYLDMAGSADSGNGLPANVITTKSGKVLKQLTFDETTTIYEELRPRSKCNSPHWANNIDNEMDNNSSSNASTPNALATSNLCNSNEQQEAIALKKALEWELSLDARELRSHAWYHGALPRQRAEEIVQREGDFLVRDCASQPDNYVLSCRSKSAVLHFVLNKLVLQPETVYERVQYQFEEDAFDTVPDLITFYVGSGKPISAASGALIQFPCNRKYPLSFYGHKIVGNQLHSQMLAGLRVLSPLNSPQSNGGSGGIGGSTVFRFGQLATDGQQQQPQQQSAAVLGSPASPHCSPPRARREVPPPPRLPGKKQQRSQSLTPAQAMVVSNTINKQQEQQQQQQQQQQLQQQDSGVNGNGLARFQTIARCNPTSDLQQQLESKFTTHSLPRPSTSAAQALRQQAAARISSLARNCSLDMGSESRPPSPPPKPRKEHIAVLAYQASGSDSGNGSGDSALGETSELCIQRGGVIIKNPRFMSNSASNGTLKSFTEFDALAVEENLFTLAIEEVKMSSKFDFENFSTLLLPSVENKPLDGDALNTFKMMLLETGPKLLAEHITRIDIGLFLDEPANELDYYLSCSGLELLTLPHGKIFRDDIIERTQCLKLMVAVTILTCQTDLDRAQLLSKWIQIAVETKTALGNLFSFCAIMLGLCMQQIQKLDEAWHILRQKYTDSAFTFEAKLRPTLISMNEASNPQAPNTTVPHVLLYALLIDRPVMDIINHSNIEDRPALYYTCIAPWETKADDFGMTINFQHLDASRSYLKNLDLYRKNAKIILEEASTRLDELLADAFRTEFHVKFLWGSSGVTAKSEDRHGKLEKVLTLMADKFCSISA, from the exons aTGGGCAATGCTCAACCGCGTCAATTGGAGGCTCGCAATGCCGGAAATCGACGTAGCA GCATCCTTTGGAATTTTCGTTATCCTAATTCGACGCGTCGTCGTGAGGATGTCACTGTAATTGTCCACAATTGTCGACTTACCATATCCGAGTGGTTGGATCTTCTAGAATTGCAGCAATATGAAGTTAATCTACAAGCTTACAGTACCGTAGACGATGTAGTCGATATCAGTGACAAGGACTTAAAAGGATGTGGCATACGTAATGCCAATCATCGtcaaaaaatgttgaataGTCTATTGGGTGTGCGAGCAAAGCGTAGACAATCTATGAATTTGGAAG CTTTAGCCTCAAGCAATAGTATGCCGCGTTCGATGCCCCGTCGTAAGAATTCCTGTCCGCTGGTCTTTCTAGAAGAAAGTTATCTAGATATGGCTGGAAGTGCCGATAGCGGAAACGGTTTGCCAGCAAATGTGATTACCACCAAGAGCGGCAAAGTTTTAAAGCAATTAACTTTCGATGAAACAACAACCAT TTATGAGGAATTAAGACCGCGCTCCAAGTGCAACAGTCCGCATTGGGCCAACAACATTGATAACGAAATGGACAATAATAGTAGCAGCAACGCTTCCACACCGAATGCCCTTGCCACTTCCAATCTCTGTAATTCCAATGAGCAACAGGAGGCCATAGCTCTTAAGAAGGCTCTCGAATGGGAACTTAGCTTGGATGCCAGGGAGTTGCGTTCCCATGCCTGGTATCATGGTGCATTGCCCCGTCAAAGAGCCGAAGAGATAGTCCAGCGTGAAGGTGATTTTCTTGTCCGGGACTGTGCCTCCCAACCGGATAATTATGTCCTAAGTTGTCGAAGTAAATCAGCTGTTCTGCATTTTGTACTGAATAAG TTGGTCTTGCAACCGGAAACCGTTTATGAACGTGTTCAATATCAATTCGAGGAAGATGCCTTTGACACTGTGCCGGACTTGATAACATTCTATGTGGGCTCTGGCAAACCAATATCAGCTGCATCGGGGGCTTTAATACAGTTTCCTTGCAACCGGAAGTATCCTTTATCGTTTTATGGTCACAAGATTGTGGGCAATCAATTGCATTCCCAAATGTTGGCTGGTCTACGTGTTCTAAGTCCATTGAACTCGCCACAAAGTAATGGTGGGTCAGGAGGAATAGGTGGATCAACGGTGTTTCGATTTGGTCAACTGGCCACAGatggacaacaacaacagccacaacaacaatcGGCAGCAGTTTTGGGTTCACCGGCTAGCCCACATTGCTCGCCGCCAAGAGCACGCCGTGAAGTTCCTCCACCGCCAAGGTTGCCTGGCAAGAAACAGCAGCGATCCCAGAGTCTTACGCCTGCCCAGGCAATGGTGGTTAGCAATACAATCAACAAGcaacaggagcagcagcagcaacaacaacagcaacagcaactgcagcagcaggaCTCTGGAGTAAATGGCAATGGTTTGGCTCGCTTTCAGACCATTGCCCGATGCAATCCCACCAGTGATCTTCAACAGCAATTGGAAAGTAAATTCACTACACACTCACTGCCAAGACCTAGTACATCGGCAGCGCAGGCATTACGTCAACAGGCAGCAGCTCGCATATCGAGTTTGGCCAGGAACTGTAGTCTAGACATGGGCTCTGAATCACGACCTCCGAGTCCACCGCCCAAGCCACGCAAGGAACACATTGCCGTATTGGCCTATCAAGCTAGTGGCTCGGATTCGGGCAATGGCTCCGGTGACTCTGCCCTGGGAGAGACAAGTGAATTGTGCATTCAACGCGGCGGCGTCATCATCAAGAATCCGAGATTTATGAGCAACTCCGCCTCGAATGGTACCCTGAAAAGTTTCACAGAATTCGATGCCTTGGCAGTGGAAGAAAATTTGTTCACTTTGGCCATCGAGGAGGTTAAGATG TCGAGCAAGTTTGATTTTGAGAACTTTAGCACGTTGCTGCTGCCTTCGGTGGAGAATAAACCCTTGGATGGTGATGCCTTGAATACCTTCAAGATGATGCTTTTGGAAACGGGTCCCAAATTGCTGGCCGAGCATATAACACGCATCGATATAGGCCTGTTTCTGGATGAGCCAGCAAATGAATTGGATTACTATCTAAGCTGTTCTGGTTTGGAGTTACTTACCCTACCACATGGTAAAATCTTTCGTGATGATATTATCGAGAGGACGCAGTGCCTCAAACTAATGGTGGCCGTGACCATTCTAACGTGTCAAACCGATTTGGATCGTGCTCAATTACTAAGCAAATGGATACAAATTGCTGTGGAGACAAAGACAGCTTTGGGCAATCTTTTTAGCTTCTGTGCCATTATGTTGGGCTTATGCATGCAGCAG ATACAAAAATTAGATGAAGCCTGGCACATACTGCGTCAAAAGTATACGGACAGCGCTTTTACTTTTGAGGCCAAGTTGCGACCAACTTTAATTAGCATGAATGAGGCTTCCAATCCTCAGGCGCCAAATACCACAGTTCCCCATGTTTTGCTCTATGCTTTGCTTATAGATCGTCCTGTTATGGACATAATCAATCATTCGAATATTGAGGATCGTCCGGCATTGTATTACACTTGTATTGCTCCATGGGAAACAAAAGCGGATGATTTTGGCATGACTAttaattttcaacatttgGACGCCTCTCGTAGTTATCTCAAGAATTTGGATTTATATCGCAAGAATGCTAAAATTATCCTTGAAGAAGCCAGCACTAGATTGGATGAACTATTAGCTGATGCTTTTCG AACCGAATTTCATGTAAAGTTTCTTTGGGGCAGTTCAGGAGTCACTGCCAAATCCGAGGATCGTCATGGCAAATTGGAAAAGGTGCTAACACTGATGGCAGATAAATTTTGTAGCATCAGTGcctaa
- the LOC6642656 gene encoding uncharacterized protein LOC6642656 — protein sequence MESLSISEPGVDEEDDQQFSFRYPSYMFPDAEYDKEDVPLQFKATPDSLFNLCAAVVDAQGRTEVFKWSIEDVADWLRNFGYPEYEQTFKENYIDGHKLLNLDAIALVALNIKDFEHIRHLGRGIRALYRKELQTATETKHHSEVYKTFRSRTGRKYEGLRESELLGRMHMIRSVFRDLSEWDLMELHMARTPVRRYREVLAGTRRYNLYGPSTARREPVVVDDVDNTPWFTYGDCY from the exons ATGGAGAGTTTGAGCATTAGTGAGCCAGGAGTAGATGAGGAAGATGATCAGCAGTTTAGTTTTCGTTATCCCAGCTATATGTTTCCCGATGCTGAATACGACAAAGAGGATGTGCCCTTGCAGTTTAAGGCTACGCCCGATTCGTTGTTCAATCTTTGTGCTGCGGTAGTTGATGCCCAGGGCAGAACTGAGGTATTCAAATGGAGCATAGAAGATGTCGCTGATTGGTTACGAAATTTCGGTTATCCAGAATATGAG CAAACATTTAAGGAGAATTACATAGATGGACATAAGTTGCTTAATTTGGATGCCATTGCTTTGGTGgctttaaatataaaagattTTGAGCACATACGACATCTGGGACGAGGGATTCGTGCTCTCTATCGCAAGGAATTGCAAACGGCCACGGAAACCAAACATCACAGTGAAGTCTATAAAACATTTAGATCACGCACTGGTCGGAAATATGAAGGACTACGGGAATCTGAACTATTGGGACGCATGCATATGATACGTTCTGTATTTCGTGATCTCAGCGAATGGGATCTAATGGAATTGCATATGGCCAGAACACCAGTTAGACGCTATCGTGAAGTGTTGGCTGGTACCAGGCGTTATAATCTTTATGGACCATCAACGGCGCGCAGGGAACCCGTTGTGGTCGATGATGTCGACAATACTCCTTGGTTCACCTACGGCGATTGCTATTGA